One Halictus rubicundus isolate RS-2024b chromosome 10, iyHalRubi1_principal, whole genome shotgun sequence genomic window carries:
- the LOC143357680 gene encoding uncharacterized protein LOC143357680: MDDTLDPIRASCNLNSQDEMSYLFGRDPSILAYGQRPCISKDTKKNLMSVYEIEESNFVEESGCTNSESQRFQTIKVYLRMKPFPKKVKLTQEQQEAYHIQNSTTLLTKLPCLDNNTSCYKRSNSTDIVRRKFTFTHTFPPETTQLELFEQAVKQHMIDFLDGQNSTIMTYGTTNSGKSYTLQGTITSPGIIPRCLEFVFSNISPKSTPSYKPVNHCDVVCLGPLERAQELEMKTKLLTFASMDKHQYINAYKEMQKLLQEESPIRPSQCIDVHYSVWVSFAEIYNEVVYDLLSNENQKKRTPLKLVTDTQGTAFIKGLKTVCVNSGSEAYQVLMAGQYNLKVAATALNARSSRSHCIFTIKLLKYYVENETDTVEVSTFAFCDLAGSERLKKTLNIGDRLKEAQNINTSLLVLGRCLKTIHDGQLSKQKIEHVGPFRESKLTRLFQKALSGKEHVALIVNINPLPNLYIETQNVLNFSAIAKKIVLEQKQTQKEHRKKSRFSQIVTESIKTVTDWDATELESGDWHTTGENHMSNYIQVEDYHEILSENKRLKDEIKLLKSTALSRDLEIREEMADTYKTMMKDFETEWKNHIHDVEEQHEDMLQWSVKQIEDFYKQKLQQHTCHKRRRSSIMEENVDDRKNVDELEIKNSHLESKLVLLKSSVKEIKESNQALTVEKNKLTFELDLTKKELSNMKDLLHAAQKDVCTDEETTCYVEELKSQLLARQEQVKKLKLFLNEAKEEYISVTTKEREKDYIIKEQEEELLEKQEIIDDLEGDLVNVNICLTKKTKEVDTLEEKLENENKQLLDYKCKMQDMLEQINTLENEKSKLLAEVQVLEKLASIKESTEDSECKKDVLERSYDSPKDEKYQEIAIKEEVCIDHEVKSLDKSTEIDNNHLTIDVDPRMKEKITWVESENSALKEKLTQSMTTIQSLKEELDVAKVKLKDISDQINNLQINGAQTEAESKGPVHRKIEAETAEIGCQVNVESNEKQKEEPEQEEINENEFHNKSSQTIESTTNEENTQTSFDGESDESALILDELSKLTVKYDDLKAQYKEKCQMLDDLEQGASILRQKLENLSEESNTNKILVEEYKQSITEYEQHLNEAKTEISRVKDDYNQCTEKLNALQAEFDKHVSECKNEHTETINRLTKDLNMAIEKSDIKTKCLDVHAAKIMELEHNLDAVTELQQQIEELNKNLEICQDEKEHLQKLLDENNDKLLEFEDRLESAKDIEQEKDNEIISLQREMKCMIQRNNGDDKSDNMIQRNDSDGRRDNMVRRNDADNKSDNMVERNDADDRSDKLMEAEMKNTIRELTEIKEKLSQKEEYIEHLETHIKTSEQNAKIMELLQQSSQERQAENDRLRNVNQELKNSLIEMEREMEAFMKNRDKMVTKYETLVKNQQEELEKQKRVATTSQSKKGYCENTSEDEAISKERRTRRAPRKYSPTQDDASVIELPTSEPKRNAKRAVLPPPSETLSERRRNTRRKKLYLADESLQDILPLENTTSTPSESKTRTLRTRRR, encoded by the exons ATGGATGATACACTGGATCCCATTAGGGCATCCTGTAATTTAAATTCACAAGATGAGATGTCATATTTATTTGGAAGAGACCCAAGTATCTTAGCGTATGGACAAAGACCATGTATTTCAAAAGACACAAAAAAGAATTTGATGTCTGTTTATGAGATTGAGGAAAGTAACTTTGTAGAGGAGAGTGGTTGTACAAACTCAGAATCACAGAGATTCCAGACTATTAAAGTTTACTTAAGAATGAAACCTTTTCCAAAAAAAGTCAAACTGACACAGGAGCAACAGGAGGCTTATCATATACAAAATTCTACTACTTTGCTTACCAAATTACCTTGTCTGGATAACAATACTAGCTGTTATAAAAGATCTAATAGTACTGATATTGTACGTAGAAAATTTACATTTACTCATACATTCCCACCAGAGACTACTCAACTAGAACTATTTGAACAAGCTGTTAAACAGCACATGATAGATTTTTTAGATGGTCAGAATTCAACTATTATGACTTACG GTACAACTAATTCAGGAAAATCGTACACTCTACAAGGCACCATTACATCTCCTGGTATTATACCAAGatgtttagaatttgttttctcGAATATTAGCCCAAAATCAACTCCTTCTTACAAACCAGTAAATCATTGCGATGTTGTTTGTTTGGGCCCTCTTGAACGTGCCCAAGAGTTAGAAATGAAAACGAAATTACTAACATTTGCTTCGATGGATAAACATCAATATATTAACGCTTATAAGGAAATGCAAAAATTACTACAAGAGGAATCACCGATCAGACCTAGTCAATGTATTGATGTGCATTACTCAGTTTGGGTGTCTTTCGCAGAAATTTATAACGAAGTTGTGTACGATCTTTTGTCAAATGAGAATCAAAAAAAAAGAACTCCCCTTAAATTAGTTACCGATACACAGGGGACAGCATTTATCAAAGGTCTCAAAACTGTTTGTGTAAATTCTGGTTCTGAAGCTTACCAGGTTTTAATGGCTGGACAGTATAATTTAAAAGTAGCTGCAACAGCTTTAAATGCAAGAAGTTCTAGGTCACATTGTATATTTACAATTAAATTGTTGAAGTATTATGTTGAGAATGAAACGGATACTGTTGAAGTCAGCAC ATTTGCTTTCTGCGATTTGGCTGGTTCAGAACGTTTGAAAAAAACGTTAAACATTGGGGATAGATTAAAAGAAGCACAGAATATTAATACAAGTCTTTTGGTATTAGGACGTTGTTTAAAAACGATTCATGATGGCCAATTATCTAAACAAAAAATAGAACATGTAGGTCCATTTAGAGAATCAAAACTAACAAGGCTTTTTCAAAAAGCGCTTTCTGGTAAAGAACATGTTGCTTTGATAGTGAATATCAATCCTTTACCAAATTTGTATATAGAAACACAGAACGTTCtaaatttttctgccattgcAAAGAAAATCGTTCTTGAGCAGAAACAGACACAGAAGGAACATAGAAAGAAGTCGAGATTTTCTCAAATAGTTACGGAAAGCATCAAAACTGTAACTGATTGGGATGCCACGGAATTGGAAAGTGGAG ATTGGCATACCACTGGTGAAAACCATATGTCTAATTATATACAAGTTGAAGATTATCATGAAATACTTTcagaaaataaaagattgaaagatgaaattaaattattgaagagTACTGCATTAAGTCGGGATCTAGAAATACGTGAAGAAATGGCTGATACTTATAAGACTATGATGAAAGACTTTGAAACTGAATGGAA GAATCATATACATGATGTGGAGGAGCAACATGAAGATATGCTTCAATGGTCGGTGAAACAGATTGAAGACTTCtataaacaaaaattgcagcAACATACCTGTCATAAAAGAAGACGTTCATCTATTATGGAAGAAAATGTTGATGATAGAAAAAACGTTGATGAATTGGAGATAAAAAACTCGCACTTAGAATCGAAGCTTGTGCTGCTCAAAAGTAGCGTGAAAGAAATCAAAGAGTCCAATCAGGCTTTAACAGTTGAAAAAAATAAACTAACTTTCGAGCTGGACTTAACAAAAAAGGAATTAAGCAATATGAAAGATTTATTGCATGCAGCTCAAAAAGATGTTTGCACAGATGAAGAGACAACGTGTTATGTGGAAGAATTAAAATCTCAATTATTAGCTAGACAGGAACAAGTGAag aaattaaaattattcttaaATGAAGCAAAGGAAGAATACATTTCTGTCACTACgaaggaaagggagaaagacTATATCATTAAAGAGCAAGAAgaagaattattagaaaaacAGGAGATAATAGATGATTTGGAAGGTGATCTTgtaaatgtaaatatttgtttaacaaagaaaacgaaagaagtGGACACGCtagaagaaaaattagaaaatgaaaataagcAATTGCTGGATTATAAATGCAAAATGCAAGATATGCTGGAACAAATAAATACATTAGAAAATGAGAAATCGAAACTTTTAGCTGAAGTCCAAGTACTGGAAAAACTAGCTTCGATTAAGGAGTCCACAGAAGACTCAGAATGTAAAAAAGAT GTTTTGGAACGATCTTATGATTCCCCAAAAGATGAGAAATATCAAGAAATCGCAATTAAAGAAGAAGTTTGTATTGATCACGAAGTAAAATCGTTAGATAAGTCAACTGAAATCGATAACAATCATTTAACCATAG ATGTTGATCCTCGAATGAAGGAAAAAATAACATGGGTAGAATCTGAGAATTCAGCTCTGAAAGAGAAATTAACTCAAAGTATGACCACGATACAGAGTTTGAAAGAAGAACTGGATGTAGCTAAAGTCAAATTAAAGGATATATCTGATCAAATAAACAATTTGCAAATTAATGGAGCGCAGACTGAAGCTGAAAGCAAGGGACCCGTTCATCGGAAAATTGAAGCAGAAACAGCAGAAATAGGATGTCAAGTGAATGTTGAGTCCAacgaaaaacaaaaagaggaaCCTGAACAAGAAGAAATCAATGAAAACGAGTTTCACAATAAGAGCAGTCAGACTATTGAAAGTACTACGAATGAAGAAAATACTCAAACAAGCTTCGATGGTGAATCTGATGAATCTGCTCTTATTTTGGATGAATTATCCAAACTAACAGTAAAATATGATGATCTAAAGGCTCAGTATAAGGAAAAATGTCAA ATGTTGGACGATTTAGAGCAAGGAGCATCAATTTTGAGGCAAAAACTAGAAAATCTTTCAGAAGAAAGTAATACAAATAAGATTCTTGTGGAAGAATATAAACAATCAATTACGGAGTACGAGCAACATCTTAATGAAGCTAAAACGGAAATTTCACGTGTTAAGGATGATTATAATCAGTGTACGGAA aaATTAAATGCTTTACAAGCCGAGTTTGATAAGCACGTTTCGGAA TGTAAAAATGAACATACGGAAACAATAAATCGACTAACGAAAGACCTTAATATGGCTATAGAAAAAAGTGATATTAAGACAAAG tgCTTGGATGTGCATGCTGCAAAAATCATGGAATTGGAGCACAATCTCGATGCCGTAACGGAacttcagcaacaaattgaggaattaaacaaaaatttagaaatatGCCAAGACGAGAAAGAACATTTGCAAAAGTTGCTAGATGAAAACAATGATAAACTTTTGGAATTTGAAGATCGTTTGGAAAGTGCGAAGGATATAGAACAGGAGAAagataatgaaataatttctcTTCAACGAG AAATGAAGTGTATGATTCAAAGAAACAATGGAGATGACAAAAGTGACAATATGATCCAAAGAAACGATTCAGATGGCAGAAGAGACAATATGGTTCGAAGAAACGATGCAGATAACAAAAGTGACAATATGGTTGAAAGAAACGATGCAGATGACAGAAGTGACAAGCTCATGGAAGCAGAGATGAAGAATACGATCAGAGAATTGACAGAGATAAAAGAGAAACTTTCTCAGAAAGAAGAATACATTGAACATTTAGAAACACACATTAAAACCTCCGAACAGAATGCCAAGATTATGGAGCTCCTTCAACAGAGCTCCCAAGAGAGGCAGGCAGAAAATGATAGGTTACGAAACGTGAATCAGGAACTGAAGAATAGTTTGATTGAGATGGAGCGGGAAATGGAAGCATTTATGAAGAACAGAGACAAGATGGTTACAAAGTATGAGACGCTCGTAAAGAATCAACAAGAGGAATTGGAGAAACAAAAACGAGTG GCAACAACCAGTCAGTCCAAAAAAGGTTATTGTGAAAATACTTCTGAAGATGAAGCGATATCAAAAGAACGTAGAACAAGGCGTGCGCCAAGAAAATATTCGCCTACACAAGATGATGCGTCAGTAATTGAGCTTCCGACTTCGGAACCCAA ACGAAATGCTAAACGTGCTGTGTTGCCACCTCCCTCTGAGACTCTTTCAGAGAGAAGAAGGAACActcgtagaaaaaaattatatctGGCAGATGAATCTCTTCAAGACATTCTTCCACTCGAG AATACAACAAGCACGCCGTCAGAATCGAAAACTCGCACTTTAAGAACCAGACGAAGATGA
- the LOC143357912 gene encoding dynein regulatory complex protein 8 isoform X2 has protein sequence MSVVEPTLLEKRLSEAFDVFDTSKIGEIDVRDLGTIIRALGCVITETELQEIQVELEDVENNSVPLNRFVEYMNKAINERKFKPAEPEDLLKAFQLLDPENRGYIMHDVLEKAIMEIGEPFSQEEVADMMVIACDPETKKINYEHYINLLIVKIPTEKNVYSIVDDMDAAKLAAAPKKRRLEDLLTGFKVT, from the exons A TGTCTGTAGTAGAACCAACATTACTAGAGAAAAGGCTTTCTGAAGCATTTGATGTATTTGATACTTCAAAAATCGGTGAAATAGATGTTAGAGACTTAGGAACTATTATTAGAGCATTGGGATGTGTTATCACTGAAACTGAATTGCAAGAGATACAAGTTGAATTGGAAGATGTAGAAAATAATTCTGTGCCGCTAAATAGATTTGTAGAATACATGAACAAAGCCATTAATGAACGCAA atTTAAACCAGCTGAACCAGAGGACTTGTTGAAAGCATTTCAATTGTTGGATCCTGAAAATCGTGGCTACATAATGCATGATGTTTTAGAAAAAGCAATTATGGAAATTGGAGAACCATTTTCACAAGAAGAAGTAGCTGACATGATGGTTATTGCATGTGACccagaaacaaaaaaaattaactacgaacattatattaatttattaatt GTAAAAATACCTactgaaaaaaatgtatattcgATTGTTGATGACATGGATGCAGCTAAATTAGCAGCTGCTCCTAAGAAACGTAGATTAGAAGACCTTCTTACCGGTTTTAAAGTAACTTAA
- the LOC143357911 gene encoding delta(3,5)-Delta(2,4)-dienoyl-CoA isomerase, mitochondrial yields the protein MILHIVKRHLFASNNALKTRVQHYCKMNYSSEHGREKFKTLKIFVPKQFIYMVQLNRPKKLNAMNDVMWREFKMCFNELAIDPECRVIIISGDDKVFTAGIDLQDMVNFAPKLAEQQDIARKCKIMQLKIKDYQDSFNAIEKCPKPVIAAIHGPCIGAGVDMVSAADIRYCSSDAWFQIKEVAIGMAADVGTLQRFPKIIGSDSLVRELVYTARKFTASEALQHGFVSCLFETQESLLKGTMELADKIASQSPVAVQGSKLSLVYSRDHSVQEGLDHIALHNQTMLQSEDFANAAMAQAIKSEHPVFSKL from the exons atGATTTTGCACATCGTTAAACGTCATTTGTTTGCAAGCAATAATGCTTTAAAAACAC gaGTACAACATTATTGCAAAATGAATTACAGTAGTGAACACGGTCGTGAAAAATtcaaaacattgaaaatatttgtgcCAAAGCAATTTATTTATATGGTGCAATTGAATAGACCTAAAAAACTCAATGCTATGAATGATGTTATGTGGAG AGAATTTAAAATGTGTTTCAACGAGTTAGCAATAGATCCAGAATGCAGAGTTATTATAATTTCGGGTGATGATAAAGTATTCACTGCAG GAATTGATCTTCAAGATATGGTGAATTTTGCGCCAAAATTAGCAGAACAACAAGATATTGCACGCAAATGTAAAATAATGCAATTAAAGATAAAAGACTATCAAGATAGCTTTAATGCAATAGAGAAG TGTCCAAAGCCTGTAATTGCAGCTATACATGGACCATGTATTGGTGCTGGCGTAGACATGGTATCGGCAGCTGATATTCGCTACTGCTCTTCAGATGCATGGTTTCAAATTAAGGAAGTTGCTATAGGTATGGCTGCAGATGTGGGAACATTGCAAAGATTTCCCAAAATTATAGGTTCCGATAGTTTGGTTAGAGAACTCGTATATACTGCAAGGAAATTTACAGCTTCTGAAGCCTTGCAACATGGCTTCGTTAGTTGCTTATTTGAAACCCAAGAAAG CTTATTAAAAGGAACAATGGAACTTGCAGATAAAATAGCAAGTCAAAGTCCAGTTGCAGTGCAAGGTTCCAAGTTAAGTTTGGTTTACTCAAGGGACCATTCTGTTCAAGAGGGTTTAGATCATATT GCACTGCATAATCAAACTATGCTTCAAAGTGAAGATTTTGCAAATGCGGCTATGGCACAAGCTATTAAATCCGAACATCCAGTTTTTTCAAAACTATAA
- the LOC143357912 gene encoding dynein regulatory complex protein 8 isoform X1 — protein MSVVEPTLLEKRLSEAFDVFDTSKIGEIDVRDLGTIIRALGCVITETELQEIQVELEDVENNSVPLNRFVEYMNKAINERKFKPAEPEDLLKAFQLLDPENRGYIMHDVLEKAIMEIGEPFSQEEVADMMVIACDPETKKINYEHYINLLIVE, from the exons A TGTCTGTAGTAGAACCAACATTACTAGAGAAAAGGCTTTCTGAAGCATTTGATGTATTTGATACTTCAAAAATCGGTGAAATAGATGTTAGAGACTTAGGAACTATTATTAGAGCATTGGGATGTGTTATCACTGAAACTGAATTGCAAGAGATACAAGTTGAATTGGAAGATGTAGAAAATAATTCTGTGCCGCTAAATAGATTTGTAGAATACATGAACAAAGCCATTAATGAACGCAA atTTAAACCAGCTGAACCAGAGGACTTGTTGAAAGCATTTCAATTGTTGGATCCTGAAAATCGTGGCTACATAATGCATGATGTTTTAGAAAAAGCAATTATGGAAATTGGAGAACCATTTTCACAAGAAGAAGTAGCTGACATGATGGTTATTGCATGTGACccagaaacaaaaaaaattaactacgaacattatattaatttattaatt GTGGAATGA